A genomic window from Salvia miltiorrhiza cultivar Shanhuang (shh) chromosome 5, IMPLAD_Smil_shh, whole genome shotgun sequence includes:
- the LOC131025757 gene encoding pectinesterase inhibitor-like, with protein MASYSQKTIFIALILAMAAPISTSHRRRWRRSDREWNSEQYLRDLCSETDRSDVCWNILRSELHRFDDGDIAAGVIDLAVAKSKAIGDQLNQWYRDSNDDRMKNKYHSCSKNYDDVDRNLEQAQRNLDSDDNRRISDQIDDAEEELEECRREFGSGSFDPGHVEDRNNELRLYLDMVRVAVNRLEDYYDSDRH; from the coding sequence ATGGCTTCTTACTCACAAAAAACGATCTTCATCGCTCTCATTCTCGCTATGGCAGCTCCAATTTCAACAAGCCACAGAAGAAGATGGCGAAGATCTGATCGAGAGTGGAACTCGGAACAATACCTGAGAGATCTCTGCTCCGAAACTGACAGATCAGACGTGTGCTGGAACATCCTTAGATCGGAGTTACACCGATTCGACGACGGCGACATCGCTGCCGGCGTGATTGACCTGGCGGTGGCAAAATCCAAGGCAATCGGCGACCAGCTCAACCAGTGGTACAGAGATTCCAACGACGACAGGATGAAGAACAAGTACCACTCGTGCTCCAAGAATTACGATGACGTCGATCGCAACCTTGAACAGGCCCAGAGGAACTTAGATTCCGACGATAATCGAAGAATCTCGGATCAAATCGACGACGCTGAAGAGGAATTGGAAGAGTGCAGGAGAGAATTCGGGTCGGGTTCCTTCGATCCGGGTCATGTTGAAGACCGGAACAATGAGCTTCGACTTTACTTGGATATGGTTAGAGTTGCGGTAAACCGTTTGGAAGATTACTACGATAGCGACCGCCATTAA